Genomic segment of Rhodocaloribacter litoris:
GAAATGATCGTCGTCCTCGTGGTGTGTGGCGGCGTAGTTCATCAGCGTCACCGCCAGCAGCTGCGGCAGATGGCTGACCACGGCGGCGATGCGGTCGTGACGCTCGGCTTCCAGGAGCAGGACGCGGGCGCCCGTGGCCCGGATCAGGCTGACGAACGCGTCGTAGCGGATCTGAAACGCCTCCGGTGGCGTGTCCTCCGGAGGGCAGAGCACGTAGGTGGCGTTCTCGAACAGGAAGGCGTCGGCGTGTTCGACCCCGCTGTGCTCGGCCCCGGCCATCGGATGGCCTCCGATGAAGGGATTCTCCGGTGGGAGGACGGCCCGGGCATGCCGCACGACGGGGCCCTTCACCGAGCCCACGTCCGTGACGAGTACGCCGGGCCGCAACAGGGGGGCGAGTGCATCGATCAGCCGCAGGCTCGCGGCAATCGGCACGGCCAGCACCACCAGGTCGGCCCCGGCGACGGCCGCCTCGAGTGACCCGGCGGCCTCGTCCACGATGCCGCGTGCGGTGGCCCGGGCCAGCACGTCCTCCCGGTCGTAACCGGCCAGCGTCACCTCCGGCCGGTGTCGCTTCCAGGCCAGGCCGAGCGATCCCCCGATCAGTCCCACGCCCACCAGGGCAATCCGTTCGATCATGCAGGAGAGTGGCTTGTTTAGCGTTGAGTTTTTCGGGCGATAAATCCTACGTTGGGGGCAAAACAGGTTGCCGGGCGTGGTCCCCGTCCAGAGAGATTTCCGTCGTTTCCGTTCGCCGATGCATACCTTTCCCGAGGGCTATGAGGCTTCCTCCCGAAACCGCGGGTGTCCCCGGCCTCTCTACGTGTTTTTTGGTCATCACTACTGTGGAACGACCTGGATCACCCGCATCCTGCAGGAGGCGTGCGCCTACCTGGGGTGGCGCTTCCGGGTGATCCACCATCCCGGAGATTGGGCGACGTATGGTTCGCTCGGACGATTTGTTTCCGCCGAGCGCCCGGACGTGCTGGTCTGTACGCAGGCCACCCTGCAGCAACCCGGCGAACTGCCGGCTTTCCGGGCCTTTCACGTCGTGCGCGACCCCCGGGACGTGGTCGTGCTGCGCTACCGGCAGCACCTGAAGCGCCCCCTGCCGGAGCACCTGCGCGAACGGGCCCGTCAGGGCCGGATGGCCGGCCACCTGGCCCATTGTGCACGCCTGCAGGAGTTGCCGGCGGCAGAAGGACTGCTGCTCGAAATGGCCTACAGCGAGCATTTTTTCCGGCACATGCGGGAGTGGGATTATGGCCGGCCCGAGGTCCTCGAACTGAAGTACGAAACCCTCTTCGCCCGCCCGGAAGCCACCTTCTGGCAGGTTTTCTCGTTCCTGGGGTTCCTGGTCCCCGTGCAGCCGGGGCCGCTCTACGGCCTGTCGCTGCGGTTCAACCGGTGGTATGACGGGGCGGTGCGCCGGCTTCCTTCCTTCGTCGAGCGCCGGTGTCCCCGGCTCGTGCGGGGGCGGTTGCCGGCAGGGTGGGTGACGGACATCGTCCGGCGCGTCCTCGCCGGCCGGAGCCATCCCGGCGAGGGGCCGGAGCGCAGCTTGCCGGAGCGGATGGCGCCCCCGCCCCTGTGGCGAACCTGCTTCGACGAGATGCACATCGCGTATTTCAAGGAAAAGTATAATAACTTACTGATCCAGCTCGGCTACGAGACCGATCCCGGCTGGTGCTGACGGGCGGGAGGCAGCCGGGACCCCGGAACGCTCCGCAACGAGAAGACCATGCTTTTTCCCATCGGCGACGACGACCGCAAGCTCACCCGCCCGGCTTATGTCACAACCGGGCTGATCCTGGCCAACCTGGCCGTGTTCTTTCTGTTGCAGCAGGCCGGAGCCAACGCGGCCTTCACCTATGGCTGGAGTGTGATTCCCTGGGAGATCACCCGGGGCGAGGATCTGGTCCGGCCCGTCATGGTCCGTCTCGGGGCGGAGGCGGTGTCGGTGCCTCAGGCCCCCGGTCCCTCGCCGATCTACCTGACGATCCTGACCGCCATGTTCATGCACGGCGGCTACATGCATCTCTTCGGCAACCTGATCTACCTGTGGATCTTCGGGGACAACGTGGAGCACCGGTTCGGCAGCGGGGTGTTTCTGCTGTTCTACCTGGTCAGCGGGGTGGCTGCCACCTTCACGCAGATTGCCCTCGATCCGCAGGGGGTGGTGCCCAACCTGGGGGCCTCCGGGGC
This window contains:
- a CDS encoding prephenate dehydrogenase, yielding MIERIALVGVGLIGGSLGLAWKRHRPEVTLAGYDREDVLARATARGIVDEAAGSLEAAVAGADLVVLAVPIAASLRLIDALAPLLRPGVLVTDVGSVKGPVVRHARAVLPPENPFIGGHPMAGAEHSGVEHADAFLFENATYVLCPPEDTPPEAFQIRYDAFVSLIRATGARVLLLEAERHDRIAAVVSHLPQLLAVTLMNYAATHHEDDDHFLRLAAGGFRDLTRIASSPFDIWRDILLANEGPILDALAGFMAGLQKLRNRLIEEDLDALASAFDRARSVRETIPRNTKGFLHPLVDVFVYVEDRPGALLDITRTLFEAGLSIKDIELLKLREGTGGTFRLGFAGTAAADAAVRALEDAGYRAYRL
- a CDS encoding sulfotransferase domain-containing protein, which encodes MHTFPEGYEASSRNRGCPRPLYVFFGHHYCGTTWITRILQEACAYLGWRFRVIHHPGDWATYGSLGRFVSAERPDVLVCTQATLQQPGELPAFRAFHVVRDPRDVVVLRYRQHLKRPLPEHLRERARQGRMAGHLAHCARLQELPAAEGLLLEMAYSEHFFRHMREWDYGRPEVLELKYETLFARPEATFWQVFSFLGFLVPVQPGPLYGLSLRFNRWYDGAVRRLPSFVERRCPRLVRGRLPAGWVTDIVRRVLAGRSHPGEGPERSLPERMAPPPLWRTCFDEMHIAYFKEKYNNLLIQLGYETDPGWC
- a CDS encoding rhomboid family intramembrane serine protease; the encoded protein is MLFPIGDDDRKLTRPAYVTTGLILANLAVFFLLQQAGANAAFTYGWSVIPWEITRGEDLVRPVMVRLGAEAVSVPQAPGPSPIYLTILTAMFMHGGYMHLFGNLIYLWIFGDNVEHRFGSGVFLLFYLVSGVAATFTQIALDPQGVVPNLGASGAISGVLGAYLVLFPRNRVYAIFMFFYVVSVPAVVAIGLWIVLQFINGWGAIMLSEQTLGGVAYGAHIGGFFAGVLLALVLRRLVREERPHVFSAFAAREGARRYW